From Girardinichthys multiradiatus isolate DD_20200921_A chromosome 19, DD_fGirMul_XY1, whole genome shotgun sequence:
TATAGCAGTTGCATTGCAGTTCTTCCCTAGTTTCTGACCATTTCACCCTTACCAGGCATCCAGTATCCAGGTCTGGTAACAGTGCAGGCAGAATGAAGCGGGTGGTGTCGTGCAAGAGGAAGTCCCATCATCTGAACGTAGCTCGAAGGAAGCAGCTGGGATCAGGAAGGAGTTTTGATACAGCAAACAAGGAAAACAAGATGAAATGCtcacaagacaaacaacagaaaacattctTTAATGATCCATCAGACTTCCCACTAAATGTTAATGACTATAAGACCAGTGGAACTGGTTCTGAACAGTCTGACTACAATACACTTTCTGAGGTAACTGtcaccaagcacacactcatgtGCTTTGCTTATTTTTGTAAGAAATTGTCTGAACGTTTAGGCATTTTTTTCAGCTCACAAAGGATCACAACATAATGACTGATGTTCTGTTCGGAAGAAATCTGAGACTGAAGGTGGCTTTAACGCTGTGGAAGAAGAATGTTGGGGAGCTGTTGACATATTTTCTAAAGTATATACAGAAGTTTTGTTCTCAGATGTGAATCATGCAGAATTTCAGGGTATGCttacatcagtttctgtctaCAGAATCCAGGACACTGGTGTGATTGTTGATTTTCTGCCAATTCTCTGCAAGTGgtaagctttttttctttttcttgggaGAAATCTTGACAGAGTAAATTCAAAATAGATTCCTTTCTTTCGCAGCATTGATGAGGACGCTCCCAGAATTAACATTGGCTGTTGTGTTGACCTCTTTCCTTTAGTTAGGAAAGTCCTCGGTACTCCATATGAAGAGTGAGTgtttctcttgcttagttttacaataattaagaaataaaatttatcaTATAAGAAATGAGTTTATACTGTAAcaagaaaaatacagaaattgGACTCATTCGggaattaatttgttttctcgTAGATATCTGATTGTTGGTTTTAAATGGATATCTTCAGTTTTAAAGAACTGGTGGGAAGAACTACAAACAAGTGGCTACAGTGGATCAACTCAGCCTCTGCTGGATgagtaaatattgttttatgatctttgctatatttatataatgaccataaaatgcaaaacaactgatttaaaaactgcaaaacaaaagcatgatgaATTTCAATTAATAGAAAAGAAATAACTATCATCTGTCCCTGCCTGCGAAAGAGAATCAAAGGTGCCTTGCAGGGGTTGACCCTATAATACCTTAGATAAGGAATGGGTTGGTTACCGGTACcaagtatttaaaatgtttcgaTTTTGAAACTGCTAAAATTTTCCCTCACCTTGTTCTGGTTCAGATTCCTTTTAATCAAATGCTACAGAAAGTGCCAGAGTGACCAGctgttttgtttggtttgtcAAAACTATCTTGTGCATTCCAACAATATTAACatgagtttgttttgttttgcacttAGGGGCTGGGCCATTCAGGCATTTTTCCTTTACATGGTTTACAGTTTATTACATATTTATTCTAACAATAAATACACACGGGGTTTAAATGTTTGCTACAATTTGTAAGTCATAATACCGCTAAAAaacattacttttttttcttagaaaTTTCCAGGTTTTTAACCAGCAACTTTGGGAGTTATGGCACCAGGAACctcttttaaaatctgtttccGGTCAGGCAGGAGACATGGCTAAGGTAAGGGTACACACCTACTGATAtatcttttagaaatatttattgTCCACCAATTACACTTCCATTATTCCCCTTCTCAGGTTGTGGATTCTTTTCTTTGTCAACTTCGTTGATACC
This genomic window contains:
- the LOC124855239 gene encoding KATNB1-like protein 1 isoform X2, which translates into the protein MLTMSSIMRKHSTQKAMLVGETQKRHPVSRSGNSAGRMKRVVSCKRKSHHLNVARRKQLGSGRSFDTANKENKMKCSQDKQQKTFFNDPSDFPLNVNDYKTSGTGSEQSDYNTLSELTKDHNIMTDVLFGRNLRLKVALTLWKKNVGELLTYFLKIQDTGVIVDFLPILCKCIDEDAPRINIGCCVDLFPLVRKVLGTPYEEYLIVGFKWISSVLKNWWEELQTSGYSGSTQPLLDENFQVFNQQLWELWHQEPLLKSVSGQAGDMAKVVDSFLCQLR
- the LOC124855239 gene encoding KATNB1-like protein 1 isoform X1, with the translated sequence MADRKRLFPISTFWRAKHNLMDSSRKDRRDHNVNHVLHYEETQYTESYACRRNSEEVYYDKHEDFNRKKHPVSRSGNSAGRMKRVVSCKRKSHHLNVARRKQLGSGRSFDTANKENKMKCSQDKQQKTFFNDPSDFPLNVNDYKTSGTGSEQSDYNTLSELTKDHNIMTDVLFGRNLRLKVALTLWKKNVGELLTYFLKIQDTGVIVDFLPILCKCIDEDAPRINIGCCVDLFPLVRKVLGTPYEEYLIVGFKWISSVLKNWWEELQTSGYSGSTQPLLDENFQVFNQQLWELWHQEPLLKSVSGQAGDMAKVVDSFLCQLR